The Nocardioides conyzicola genome has a segment encoding these proteins:
- a CDS encoding metallopeptidase family protein has product MDPSSVPLSAFEEMVVDALDSLPDWVLPVVNEIAVLVEDEQAESERRPGVLLLGLYRGVPRTSHYGRAPGTLPDTITLYRIPIVEVCARIEDVPARVRTVLVHEVGHAMGMSETELRELGWA; this is encoded by the coding sequence GTGGATCCGAGCTCCGTGCCGCTCAGCGCCTTCGAGGAGATGGTCGTCGACGCCCTCGACTCGCTGCCGGACTGGGTGCTGCCCGTCGTCAACGAGATCGCGGTCCTGGTCGAGGACGAGCAGGCGGAGTCCGAACGGCGCCCGGGCGTGCTGCTGCTGGGTCTCTACCGCGGAGTGCCGCGCACGTCGCACTACGGGCGCGCACCTGGCACCCTGCCGGACACCATCACGCTCTACCGGATCCCGATCGTCGAGGTCTGCGCCCGGATCGAGGACGTGCCCGCCCGCGTCCGCACGGTCCTGGTGCACGAGGTCGGCCACGCGATGGGCATGTCCGAGACGGAGCTCAGGGAGCTCGGCTGGGCCTGA
- a CDS encoding CBS domain-containing protein, whose amino-acid sequence MKTAARIAGADVVPVAALMSRRVVGIRSDCDLRGAAETFARTGLRHLVVVEPDRKVLGLVTAERILLTLGTSGAAGRVGDHVEDAAVRVAPHDDLRTAASAMLDAVVDAVVVTELSGRVVGVLTWSDVVAHVAGRDPVRPSRAP is encoded by the coding sequence ATGAAGACAGCTGCACGGATCGCCGGAGCGGACGTCGTACCGGTCGCCGCCCTCATGTCGCGACGCGTCGTCGGGATCAGGTCGGACTGCGACCTGCGCGGCGCCGCGGAGACCTTCGCTCGGACCGGGCTGCGTCACCTCGTGGTGGTCGAGCCGGACCGCAAGGTCCTCGGCCTCGTGACCGCGGAGCGGATCCTGCTCACGCTCGGCACGAGCGGTGCGGCCGGACGGGTGGGTGACCACGTCGAGGATGCCGCCGTCCGGGTGGCACCGCACGACGACCTGCGTACGGCGGCGAGCGCCATGCTGGACGCCGTGGTGGACGCGGTCGTGGTCACCGAGCTGTCCGGCCGGGTGGTCGGCGTCCTCACCTGGTCCGACGTCGTCGCGCACGTCGCCGGCCGCGACCCGGTCAGGCCCAGCCGAGCTCCCTGA
- a CDS encoding class I SAM-dependent methyltransferase: MHALLRRRPDTTSDYTTSHLGRGSDYDDGFAEMPMRALMWELEQAVLRDLVTMTGARTVLDLACGTGRITELLVSTMPGSDIVGVDVADSMLAVARERVPSADFRQVDVRALSTVVDDGSVDLVSAFRFFPNADPALRHDAVDAIAAALRPGGYLLVNNHRNFWSSSYLGRRARSGVEAPGATNAEVVGPLLDLGFTPVARHSLGVLPQADDRAYGVSTTTASRIERFNARRLSSRHTAGTNTIWLLQRDPGRSR, encoded by the coding sequence GTGCACGCACTCCTCCGTCGACGTCCCGACACGACCTCCGACTACACCACCAGTCACCTCGGGCGCGGCTCCGACTACGACGACGGCTTCGCCGAGATGCCGATGCGGGCCCTCATGTGGGAGCTGGAGCAGGCGGTGCTGCGCGACCTCGTGACCATGACCGGCGCCCGCACCGTGCTCGACCTCGCCTGCGGGACGGGCCGGATCACCGAGCTCCTGGTCTCCACGATGCCGGGTTCCGACATCGTCGGCGTCGACGTCGCGGACTCAATGCTGGCCGTCGCGCGCGAGCGGGTGCCGTCGGCCGACTTCCGGCAGGTCGACGTACGCGCCCTGAGCACCGTCGTCGACGACGGGTCGGTCGACCTCGTGAGCGCCTTCCGGTTCTTCCCCAACGCCGACCCTGCGCTGCGCCACGACGCGGTCGACGCCATCGCTGCGGCACTCCGGCCGGGCGGCTACCTCCTCGTCAACAACCACCGCAACTTCTGGTCCAGCTCCTACCTCGGCCGCCGCGCCCGCTCCGGGGTCGAGGCGCCAGGCGCGACCAACGCCGAGGTCGTCGGACCGTTGCTCGACCTCGGCTTCACCCCGGTCGCCCGCCACTCGCTCGGGGTGCTCCCGCAGGCAGACGACCGTGCGTACGGCGTCTCGACCACCACAGCAAGCCGGATCGAGCGGTTCAACGCCCGTCGGCTCAGCTCGCGGCACACTGCCGGGACCAACACCATCTGGCTGCTGCAGCGAGACCCTGGGCGCTCGAGGTAG
- a CDS encoding universal stress protein, which yields MELRSLPANAVPAGAIVVGVDGSDHSDAAVAWAADQAALDGLPLVLAHAISTLGTTVTAWSAAESAAEHVARRHPSVVVHPTTVEGDPRQVLLDLSRNATAIVVGSRGRGPVRSLLLGSVSAATARHASCPVVVVRPHHPGIVRRGVLVGADGSPASAPVLEFAFRTASQRGLPLTVMHCVWDPVAAVGTPFVVASDGSDVEDARLVLAESVAGLGERYPDVHVTQQVARGLPGPCLGQAADSMDLLVVGRRQAGVWSRAVDGDVSHDVVEHARTVVAVIPEAP from the coding sequence ATGGAACTCCGATCTCTCCCCGCGAACGCGGTCCCGGCCGGCGCCATCGTCGTCGGCGTGGACGGCTCAGACCACAGTGACGCCGCCGTGGCGTGGGCAGCGGACCAGGCTGCCCTCGACGGTCTGCCCCTGGTGCTGGCGCACGCGATCAGCACCCTCGGCACGACCGTCACCGCCTGGTCGGCGGCCGAGTCCGCCGCCGAGCACGTCGCCCGCCGTCATCCGTCGGTGGTCGTCCACCCGACCACGGTGGAGGGCGACCCCCGCCAGGTGCTGCTCGACCTCTCCCGCAACGCCACGGCCATCGTCGTCGGCTCCCGTGGTCGCGGCCCGGTGCGCAGCCTGCTGCTCGGGTCGGTGAGCGCCGCGACGGCTCGGCACGCGTCGTGCCCGGTCGTCGTCGTGCGTCCCCATCACCCTGGCATCGTGCGACGCGGCGTCCTGGTCGGTGCGGACGGCTCTCCTGCCTCGGCGCCCGTCCTGGAGTTCGCGTTCCGCACGGCGTCCCAGCGCGGACTGCCGCTCACGGTGATGCACTGCGTGTGGGACCCGGTGGCCGCGGTGGGGACGCCCTTCGTCGTCGCGTCCGACGGATCGGACGTGGAGGACGCCCGCCTGGTGCTCGCCGAGTCGGTCGCCGGGCTGGGCGAGAGGTACCCCGACGTGCACGTGACGCAGCAGGTCGCTCGTGGCCTGCCCGGGCCCTGCCTGGGACAGGCTGCGGACTCGATGGACCTGCTCGTGGTCGGCCGACGACAGGCCGGGGTCTGGTCGCGGGCCGTCGACGGAGACGTCTCGCACGACGTGGTCGAGCACGCGCGCACCGTGGTCGCGGTGATCCCGGAAGCCCCGTGA
- a CDS encoding Na+/H+ antiporter — translation MLGLEMVVLLGVALVACGALARRYPIAPAILLVLVGVLVGFVPHLRHAQLPPEVVLLLFLPALLYWESLTTSLREIRNNLRVVVLTSTALVFATAGAVAVAAHALGLAWGPAWVLGAALAPTDATAVGVLARDLPRRTVTVLRAESLVNDGTALVLYGLAVGVTVGEEHLTGWHVSWLLVLAYGGGVLAGGLVGLVSWQVRRRMDDPMLESIAMLVTPFAAFLLADSIHGSGVLAVVSCGLFMSQVTPRITGAATRQLILPFWALSTTVLSSVLFVLVGLSAQSAFRGLTSTSLLRALVDTLVVTAVVIGVRWAWTYTTPYLIRLVDRRPQQRLRRVGARQRTVSAVAGFRGAVSLAAVLAVPHTVDSGAPFPDRDLIVLITCGVIVLTLLQALLLPAVVRFARLPDDNSVAEEIQLAEELTLDAAIEAVEATAAELGSGEHVVARVRHELGKQRTLLAASGSEGDPVVQHDDQYTSLQLALIGRRREALLELRDAQRIDDIVLRRVQARLDIEEVRISRTDPLVE, via the coding sequence GTGCTCGGACTCGAGATGGTCGTGCTCCTGGGAGTCGCCCTGGTGGCGTGCGGCGCGCTGGCGCGCCGCTACCCGATCGCGCCCGCGATCCTGCTGGTGCTGGTCGGCGTCCTGGTCGGCTTCGTCCCGCACCTGCGCCACGCGCAGCTGCCCCCGGAGGTCGTGCTGCTGCTCTTCCTGCCGGCGCTGCTCTACTGGGAGAGCCTGACCACGTCGCTGCGCGAGATCCGCAACAACCTGCGGGTCGTCGTCCTCACCAGCACCGCCCTGGTGTTCGCGACGGCTGGTGCGGTCGCGGTGGCGGCGCACGCGCTCGGCCTGGCGTGGGGTCCGGCCTGGGTGCTCGGCGCCGCGCTCGCGCCGACCGATGCCACCGCGGTCGGTGTGCTGGCGCGCGACCTGCCGCGGCGCACCGTGACCGTGCTGCGCGCCGAGAGCCTCGTCAACGACGGCACCGCGCTGGTGCTCTACGGCCTGGCCGTCGGCGTGACGGTCGGCGAGGAGCACCTCACCGGGTGGCACGTCAGCTGGCTGTTGGTCCTCGCGTACGGCGGGGGCGTGCTGGCCGGCGGGCTCGTCGGTCTCGTCAGCTGGCAGGTACGCCGCCGCATGGACGACCCGATGCTCGAGAGCATCGCGATGCTGGTGACGCCGTTCGCGGCGTTCCTGCTGGCCGACAGCATCCACGGGTCCGGGGTGCTCGCGGTCGTGTCCTGTGGCCTCTTCATGAGCCAGGTGACGCCGCGGATCACCGGCGCGGCGACCCGACAGCTCATCCTCCCGTTCTGGGCGCTCTCGACGACGGTGCTGAGCAGCGTGCTCTTCGTCCTCGTCGGCCTCTCCGCGCAGTCTGCGTTCCGGGGCCTCACCAGCACCTCGCTGCTCCGCGCCCTGGTCGACACGCTGGTCGTGACAGCTGTCGTGATCGGGGTGCGGTGGGCGTGGACCTACACCACGCCGTACCTGATCAGGCTCGTCGACCGCCGCCCGCAGCAACGGCTCCGGCGGGTCGGTGCCCGTCAGCGCACGGTCAGCGCGGTGGCCGGCTTCCGCGGCGCCGTCTCGCTCGCCGCCGTCCTCGCGGTGCCGCACACGGTCGACTCCGGTGCGCCCTTCCCGGACCGCGACCTGATCGTGCTGATCACCTGTGGCGTGATCGTGCTGACGCTGCTGCAGGCGCTGCTGCTGCCGGCCGTGGTGCGGTTCGCGCGGCTCCCCGACGACAACTCGGTCGCCGAGGAGATCCAGCTCGCCGAGGAGCTGACCCTCGACGCGGCCATCGAGGCCGTCGAGGCCACCGCCGCCGAGCTCGGCAGCGGCGAGCACGTCGTCGCGCGGGTCCGGCACGAGCTGGGCAAGCAGCGCACGCTGCTCGCCGCCTCGGGGTCCGAGGGCGATCCGGTCGTCCAGCACGACGACCAGTACACGAGCCTCCAGCTCGCCCTCATCGGCCGACGGCGCGAGGCGCTGCTCGAGCTGCGCGACGCGCAGCGGATCGACGACATCGTGCTGCGCCGGGTCCAGGCACGGCTCGACATCGAGGAGGTGCGCATCTCCCGGACCGACCCGCTCGTCGAGTGA
- a CDS encoding MFS transporter, whose product MSPPRQPTDGGLGSARTGLLVLAVAVFAAVTTELVPVGLLPQISSAFDVSTGTAGLLVSAYAVMVAVLSVPLALATRRLPRKPVLLVTVGGYGVSNVVAAVAPTFGVLAAGRVVGGITHALFFSVCIGYAARLVPPTQTGRAMALASVGVSGGLVLGVPLSTAVGEALGWRVAFGAMAVLVGLVLVMAVVVLPPVEGPRDDEDRHPGRRWDLASVVTANGLTYLGTYVLYTYVSVLLLDSGASERWVAPTLLLFGVCGLVGLRITAAQLDRRPRGSAILVPLLMAVGCGATALAYPRLALVVAAGMVWLAAFGPAASLYQSASVRTAASAPETAGAWINASSNAGIAGGAALGGAVMASSGLTWVAGVAAVIVAASAILALLSRSAFPPGGRDL is encoded by the coding sequence GTGAGCCCACCACGCCAGCCCACGGACGGTGGGCTCGGCTCGGCGCGCACCGGGCTGCTCGTGCTCGCCGTCGCCGTCTTCGCCGCCGTGACGACGGAGCTCGTCCCGGTCGGCCTCCTCCCGCAGATCAGCTCCGCGTTCGACGTCAGCACCGGCACGGCGGGGCTGCTCGTGAGCGCGTACGCCGTGATGGTCGCCGTCCTGTCGGTCCCGCTCGCGCTCGCCACCCGGCGGCTGCCGCGCAAGCCGGTCCTGCTCGTCACCGTCGGGGGCTACGGGGTGAGCAACGTCGTCGCCGCGGTCGCGCCCACCTTCGGCGTCCTCGCAGCGGGCCGGGTCGTCGGTGGCATCACCCACGCCCTCTTCTTCTCGGTCTGCATCGGCTACGCGGCGCGGCTCGTCCCACCGACGCAGACCGGCCGGGCGATGGCGCTCGCCTCGGTCGGCGTGTCCGGCGGACTGGTCCTCGGCGTACCGCTGTCGACGGCAGTGGGCGAGGCCCTGGGATGGCGCGTCGCGTTCGGTGCCATGGCCGTGCTGGTGGGCCTCGTGCTGGTGATGGCGGTCGTCGTGCTGCCTCCGGTCGAGGGGCCGCGCGACGACGAGGACCGGCACCCGGGTCGCCGCTGGGACCTCGCCTCCGTGGTCACCGCCAACGGCCTCACGTACCTCGGCACCTACGTCCTCTACACCTACGTCAGCGTCCTGCTGCTCGACTCCGGCGCGTCCGAGCGCTGGGTGGCCCCCACGCTGCTGCTCTTCGGCGTGTGCGGGCTCGTCGGCCTGCGCATCACGGCCGCCCAGCTCGACCGGCGGCCGCGCGGCAGCGCCATCCTCGTCCCGCTGCTCATGGCGGTGGGGTGCGGCGCGACGGCGCTGGCGTACCCGCGGCTCGCGCTCGTCGTCGCCGCAGGCATGGTCTGGCTGGCCGCCTTCGGCCCTGCCGCCTCGCTCTACCAGTCGGCGTCGGTGCGTACGGCGGCGAGCGCACCGGAAACGGCCGGCGCCTGGATCAACGCGAGCAGCAACGCGGGCATCGCCGGAGGAGCCGCCCTCGGGGGAGCCGTCATGGCGTCCTCGGGACTCACCTGGGTGGCCGGGGTCGCAGCGGTGATCGTGGCCGCCTCCGCGATCCTCGCCCTGCTATCTCGCTCGGCCTTCCCACCTGGCGGTCGGGACCTCTGA
- a CDS encoding HAMP domain-containing sensor histidine kinase, protein MIAPLALLSASTLALVLVRWEDWGPRQRVIIPATDVVALTLLQIGGVAVIPTIALLTILPLVWLGFELAWAGVVAAFASACLVGGYSYVSQDVWPTTRLAWVDTLLLPLVALSLIVVAQIVSTMLRHNRNHLLTNTTELRAALQSANDQVTVAQAVLDTVGAAVWFYGPDGELKLGNEHGETFARIGGFKLDQPPYAGEHVWTADRTHRIALEDQLVPTALREEEVASHLEWWGSSGRQVALVAGSRRVRRADGTALGAVVAAWDITDLVESLRVREEFLATVSHELRSPLTSIMGYLELAQDALEPGSPALAPLAVMTRNAETLRDRISTLLVANRDVHASVEPVLQEVGPAVAEVVLRHRPAASRAGVRMWADLPDGVTGRIDPPQFDQVVDNLISNAIKYTPAGGRVDVQLHDLPGGFCLTVTDTGVGMNEVERRQAFDRFYRTTSARDSAAQGIGVGLSIVRDIVRAHGGEITLDPAPNGGTIATVIIPHEPITADDLPRSPRIG, encoded by the coding sequence TTGATCGCACCACTGGCCCTCCTGAGCGCATCGACGCTCGCTCTGGTCCTGGTGCGGTGGGAGGACTGGGGTCCGCGTCAACGGGTGATCATCCCGGCCACCGACGTCGTCGCCCTGACACTGCTCCAGATCGGGGGCGTGGCGGTCATCCCGACGATCGCGCTGCTCACGATCCTGCCCCTGGTCTGGCTCGGGTTCGAGCTTGCCTGGGCGGGCGTCGTCGCCGCCTTCGCCAGCGCTTGCCTCGTCGGTGGCTACTCCTACGTCAGTCAGGACGTCTGGCCCACCACCCGGCTGGCATGGGTCGACACCCTGCTGCTGCCGCTGGTCGCCCTGTCCCTCATCGTGGTCGCGCAGATCGTGTCCACCATGCTGCGCCACAACCGCAACCACCTGCTCACGAACACGACCGAGCTGCGTGCGGCCCTCCAGTCGGCGAACGACCAGGTCACCGTCGCCCAGGCCGTGCTGGACACCGTCGGTGCCGCGGTGTGGTTCTACGGCCCCGACGGCGAGCTCAAGCTCGGCAACGAGCACGGAGAGACCTTCGCCAGGATCGGCGGGTTCAAGCTCGACCAGCCTCCCTACGCCGGGGAGCACGTGTGGACCGCCGACCGCACGCACCGGATCGCGCTCGAGGACCAGCTGGTGCCGACCGCACTGCGCGAGGAAGAGGTCGCGAGCCACCTCGAGTGGTGGGGGTCGAGCGGGCGCCAGGTGGCGCTCGTCGCCGGATCGCGCCGGGTACGCCGCGCGGACGGAACAGCCCTGGGTGCCGTGGTCGCGGCCTGGGACATCACCGACCTGGTCGAGTCCCTCCGCGTGCGCGAGGAGTTCCTCGCCACGGTCTCCCACGAGCTGCGCAGCCCGCTGACCTCGATCATGGGGTACCTCGAGCTCGCCCAGGACGCACTCGAGCCAGGCTCTCCGGCCCTGGCTCCCCTGGCCGTCATGACCCGCAACGCCGAGACCCTCCGTGACCGGATCTCCACGCTCCTGGTCGCCAACCGCGATGTCCACGCGTCGGTCGAGCCCGTCCTCCAGGAGGTCGGCCCAGCGGTCGCGGAGGTCGTCCTGCGTCACCGCCCGGCCGCCTCGAGAGCAGGTGTCAGGATGTGGGCGGACCTTCCGGACGGCGTCACCGGGCGGATCGACCCCCCTCAGTTCGACCAGGTCGTCGACAACCTGATCTCGAACGCCATCAAGTACACCCCCGCCGGCGGGAGGGTCGACGTCCAGCTCCACGACCTGCCCGGAGGGTTCTGCCTCACCGTCACGGACACCGGTGTCGGGATGAACGAGGTCGAACGGCGCCAGGCGTTCGACCGCTTCTACCGCACCACCAGCGCCCGCGACAGCGCTGCCCAGGGCATCGGCGTCGGTCTCTCCATCGTCCGCGACATCGTCCGCGCGCACGGCGGCGAGATCACCCTCGACCCCGCACCCAACGGCGGCACCATCGCCACCGTGATCATCCCCCACGAGCCGATCACGGCCGACGACCTTCCCCGATCACCGCGGATCGGCTAG
- a CDS encoding ATP-binding cassette domain-containing protein → MTSDATDHFVHVRGASEHNLRNVDVDIPRDAMVAFTGVSGSGKSSLAFGTLYAEAQRRYFESVAPYARRLLQQVGAPHVQEISGLPPAVALQQRRGAPTARSSVGTITTLSNLLRILYSRAGDYPTGADHLAAEAFSPNTVAGACPRCHGLGVVHDVTEELLVPDRSLSIREGAIAAWPGAWQGANLRSIVTGLGIDIEKPWSRLAKKDRDWLLFTDEQPSVLIKPERDRIDHGYYGKFWSARKHVLHVLADSKSDRMRERALRFVEDAPCPECHGSGLRPEALAVTFAGLSIAEVNDLPFAELAALLRPVAELPEETNEVAVRICSDLVARVEVLLDLGLGYLSLGRSSTTLSPGEAQRLRIATQLRSGLFGVVYVLDEPSAGLHPADAEPLLDVLDRLKASGNSLFVVEHDMDVVRRADWVVDIGPGAGEAGGRVLYSGPVAGLEDVVESPTSAYLFDRAERLEHDLRDPQGWLDLTGVTRHNLQDLSVRIPLCVMTAVTGVSGSGKSTLVSQVLAEDPAAVESFDRLVLVDQRPIGRTPRSNLATYTGMFDAVRKLYAATDEARARGYDAGRFSFNVAEGRCETCQGEGFVAVELLFLPGTYAPCPTCHGSRYNAETLEITYRDKNVAEVLGLSVDDAAKFLADVPAAARSLETLRDVGLGYLRLGQPATELSGGEAQRIKLATELQRARRGHALYLLDEPTSGLHPADTALLLRQLHRLVDAGNTVVLVEHDLDAIATADWVIDLGPGGGDAGGQVVATGTPADVATAEGSATAPYLAKRLARR, encoded by the coding sequence GTGACCTCCGATGCAACCGACCACTTCGTGCACGTCCGCGGCGCCAGCGAGCACAACCTCCGCAACGTCGACGTCGACATCCCGCGCGACGCCATGGTCGCGTTCACCGGCGTCTCCGGCTCGGGGAAGTCGTCGCTCGCGTTCGGGACGTTGTACGCCGAGGCGCAGCGCCGCTACTTCGAGTCGGTCGCGCCGTACGCCCGGCGCCTGCTGCAACAGGTCGGCGCACCGCACGTCCAGGAGATCAGCGGGCTGCCGCCGGCGGTGGCGCTCCAGCAGCGACGCGGTGCGCCCACGGCCCGGTCATCGGTCGGCACCATCACCACGCTCTCCAACCTCCTGCGGATCCTCTACTCGCGTGCGGGTGACTACCCGACCGGGGCAGATCACCTGGCGGCGGAGGCCTTCTCCCCCAACACCGTGGCCGGCGCCTGCCCGCGCTGCCACGGCCTCGGGGTCGTGCACGACGTCACGGAGGAGCTCCTGGTCCCGGACCGGTCGCTGAGCATCCGCGAGGGCGCGATCGCCGCCTGGCCCGGCGCGTGGCAGGGCGCCAACCTGCGCAGCATCGTCACCGGGCTCGGCATCGACATCGAGAAGCCGTGGAGCAGGCTCGCGAAGAAGGACCGCGACTGGCTCCTCTTCACCGACGAGCAGCCGTCCGTCCTCATCAAGCCCGAGCGCGACCGGATCGACCACGGCTACTACGGCAAGTTCTGGAGCGCGCGCAAGCACGTCCTGCACGTCCTGGCCGACTCCAAGAGCGACCGGATGCGCGAGCGCGCCCTGCGGTTCGTCGAGGACGCGCCGTGCCCCGAGTGCCACGGCAGCGGGCTCCGGCCGGAGGCCCTCGCCGTCACCTTCGCCGGGCTCTCGATCGCCGAGGTCAACGACCTGCCGTTCGCCGAGCTCGCCGCGCTCCTGCGACCCGTCGCGGAGCTCCCGGAGGAGACCAACGAGGTCGCGGTCCGGATCTGCAGCGACCTGGTCGCTCGGGTGGAGGTGCTGCTCGACCTGGGCCTCGGCTACCTCAGCCTCGGGCGCAGCTCGACGACCCTCTCCCCCGGCGAGGCGCAGCGCCTGCGCATCGCGACCCAGCTGCGGTCGGGGCTCTTCGGGGTCGTCTACGTCCTCGACGAGCCCTCCGCCGGCCTGCACCCGGCAGATGCGGAGCCGCTGCTCGACGTGCTGGACCGGCTGAAGGCGTCGGGCAACTCGCTCTTCGTCGTCGAGCACGACATGGACGTCGTACGTCGCGCCGACTGGGTCGTCGACATCGGCCCCGGTGCCGGCGAGGCGGGCGGCCGGGTGCTCTACAGCGGCCCGGTCGCAGGCCTCGAGGACGTCGTCGAGTCGCCCACCAGCGCCTACCTCTTCGACCGCGCGGAGCGGCTGGAGCACGACCTACGCGACCCGCAGGGCTGGCTCGACCTCACCGGGGTGACCCGCCACAACCTGCAGGACCTCTCCGTCCGGATCCCGCTGTGCGTGATGACCGCGGTCACCGGGGTGTCCGGCTCGGGCAAGTCCACCCTGGTCAGCCAGGTGCTCGCCGAGGACCCGGCGGCCGTCGAGTCGTTCGACCGGCTGGTGCTCGTCGACCAGCGGCCGATCGGCCGGACCCCGCGGTCCAACCTGGCCACGTACACCGGGATGTTCGATGCGGTCCGCAAGCTCTATGCCGCGACGGACGAGGCGCGGGCGCGCGGGTACGACGCCGGGCGGTTCTCCTTCAACGTGGCGGAGGGGCGCTGCGAGACCTGTCAGGGCGAGGGCTTCGTCGCCGTCGAGCTGCTGTTCCTGCCCGGCACCTACGCGCCGTGCCCCACCTGCCACGGCTCGCGCTACAACGCCGAGACCCTGGAGATCACCTACCGGGACAAGAACGTCGCGGAGGTCCTCGGCCTGTCCGTCGACGACGCGGCGAAGTTCCTCGCCGACGTCCCCGCGGCCGCCCGCAGCCTGGAGACGCTGCGCGACGTCGGCCTCGGCTACCTCCGGCTGGGCCAGCCGGCCACCGAGCTCAGCGGCGGCGAGGCCCAGCGGATCAAGCTCGCGACCGAGCTCCAGCGCGCCCGGCGCGGTCACGCGCTCTACCTGCTCGACGAGCCGACCTCCGGGCTGCACCCCGCCGACACGGCGCTGCTGCTGCGCCAGCTGCACCGGCTGGTCGACGCCGGCAACACCGTCGTCCTGGTCGAGCACGACCTCGATGCGATCGCCACCGCCGACTGGGTCATCGACCTCGGGCCCGGCGGTGGGGACGCGGGCGGCCAGGTGGTCGCGACCGGTACGCCGGCCGACGTGGCGACGGCCGAGGGCAGCGCGACCGCGCCGTACCTCGCCAAGCGGCTGGCCCGCCGCTGA
- a CDS encoding DUF2630 family protein, translating to MSQDDEIHQRITALVDEEHQLRDSGASPEHVQRLRELERQLDQAWDLLRRRQAAREFGKDDSEVTEQPESQVEGYLQ from the coding sequence ATGAGCCAAGACGACGAGATCCACCAGCGCATCACCGCCCTGGTCGACGAGGAGCACCAGCTCCGCGACAGCGGCGCGTCCCCCGAGCACGTGCAGCGTCTGCGTGAGCTCGAGCGGCAGCTCGACCAGGCGTGGGACCTGCTGCGCCGCCGACAGGCCGCCCGGGAGTTCGGCAAGGACGACTCCGAGGTCACCGAGCAGCCGGAGTCCCAGGTGGAGGGCTACCTCCAGTAG